One Elgaria multicarinata webbii isolate HBS135686 ecotype San Diego chromosome 6, rElgMul1.1.pri, whole genome shotgun sequence DNA segment encodes these proteins:
- the COPS7A gene encoding COP9 signalosome complex subunit 7a isoform X4, with the protein MATEVKVTGQNQEQFLLLAKSARGAALASLIHQVLEAPGIYVFGELLDMPNVRELADSEFSPVFRLLTVFAYGTYSDYLGEAGNLPPLTEAQKNKLRHLSVVTLASKLKCIPYSVLLEQLQLKNVRQLEDLVIEAVYADVLRGSLDQRNQRLEVDYSIGRDIRREELSAITHTLQEWCQGCEVVLSSIEEQVSRANQHKEQQLGLKQQIESEVANLKKTIKVTTAAAAAATSQDPEQHLSELREPAPGTNQRQASKKASKGKGLRGSAKIWSKSN; encoded by the exons ATGGCAACCGAGGTGAAAGTGACTGGGCAGAACCAGGAGCAGTTCCTGCTGCTGGCAAAATCTGCCCGTGGAGCCGCCCTGGCCAGCCTCATCCATCAAGTACTGGAAGCCCCCGGCATTTATGTTTTCGGGGAGCTTCTTGACATGCCCAATGTTCGAGAG CTAGCTGACAGTGAGTTCTCCCCCGTGTTCCGCCTGCTTACAGTCTTTGCATATGGGACGTATTCAGATTACCTGG GTGAAGCCGGGAATCTGCCCCCCTTAACAGAGGCTCAGAAGAACAAACTACGCCATTTGTCTGTCGTCACGCTGGCTTCCAAGCTCAAG TGCATCCCGTACTCGGTGCTGCTGGAGCAGCTGCAGTTGAAGAACGTGCGCCAGCTGGAGGATTTGGTGATTGAGGCCGTGTATGCGGACGTACTGCGGGGGAGCCTAGACCAGCGCAACCAGCGGCTAGAGGTGGATTACAGCATTGGGCGGGACATCCGCAGGGAAGAGCTCAGCGCCATCACCCACACCCTGCAGGAATG GTGCCAAGGCTGCGAAGTTGTCCTTTCAAGCATTGAAGAGCAAGTTAGCCGAGCCAATCAACACAAAGAGCAGCAGCTGGGTCTGAAGCAGCAGATTGAGAGTGAG GTGGCAAATCTGAAGAAGACAATTAAGGTGACGacggcagcagctgcagcagcaacatcCCAGGATCCTGAGCAGCACCTGTCAGAACTCCGAGAACCGGCTCCGGGTACCAACCAGCGCCAGGCCAGCAAAAAGGCTTCCAAGGGCAAAGG GCTCCGAGGCAGCGCAAAGATCTGGTCAAAATCAAACTAG
- the COPS7A gene encoding COP9 signalosome complex subunit 7a isoform X2: protein MATEVKVTGQNQEQFLLLAKSARGAALASLIHQVLEAPGIYVFGELLDMPNVRELADSEFSPVFRLLTVFAYGTYSDYLGEAGNLPPLTEAQKNKLRHLSVVTLASKLKCIPYSVLLEQLQLKNVRQLEDLVIEAVYADVLRGSLDQRNQRLEVDYSIGRDIRREELSAITHTLQEWCQGCEVVLSSIEEQVSRANQHKEQQLGLKQQIESEQVANLKKTIKVTTAAAAAATSQDPEQHLSELREPAPGTNQRQASKKASKGKGLRGSAKIWSKSN, encoded by the exons ATGGCAACCGAGGTGAAAGTGACTGGGCAGAACCAGGAGCAGTTCCTGCTGCTGGCAAAATCTGCCCGTGGAGCCGCCCTGGCCAGCCTCATCCATCAAGTACTGGAAGCCCCCGGCATTTATGTTTTCGGGGAGCTTCTTGACATGCCCAATGTTCGAGAG CTAGCTGACAGTGAGTTCTCCCCCGTGTTCCGCCTGCTTACAGTCTTTGCATATGGGACGTATTCAGATTACCTGG GTGAAGCCGGGAATCTGCCCCCCTTAACAGAGGCTCAGAAGAACAAACTACGCCATTTGTCTGTCGTCACGCTGGCTTCCAAGCTCAAG TGCATCCCGTACTCGGTGCTGCTGGAGCAGCTGCAGTTGAAGAACGTGCGCCAGCTGGAGGATTTGGTGATTGAGGCCGTGTATGCGGACGTACTGCGGGGGAGCCTAGACCAGCGCAACCAGCGGCTAGAGGTGGATTACAGCATTGGGCGGGACATCCGCAGGGAAGAGCTCAGCGCCATCACCCACACCCTGCAGGAATG GTGCCAAGGCTGCGAAGTTGTCCTTTCAAGCATTGAAGAGCAAGTTAGCCGAGCCAATCAACACAAAGAGCAGCAGCTGGGTCTGAAGCAGCAGATTGAGAGTGAG CAGGTGGCAAATCTGAAGAAGACAATTAAGGTGACGacggcagcagctgcagcagcaacatcCCAGGATCCTGAGCAGCACCTGTCAGAACTCCGAGAACCGGCTCCGGGTACCAACCAGCGCCAGGCCAGCAAAAAGGCTTCCAAGGGCAAAGG GCTCCGAGGCAGCGCAAAGATCTGGTCAAAATCAAACTAG
- the COPS7A gene encoding COP9 signalosome complex subunit 7a isoform X3: MATEVKVTGQNQEQFLLLAKSARGAALASLIHQVLEAPGIYVFGELLDMPNVRELADSEFSPVFRLLTVFAYGTYSDYLAGEAGNLPPLTEAQKNKLRHLSVVTLASKLKCIPYSVLLEQLQLKNVRQLEDLVIEAVYADVLRGSLDQRNQRLEVDYSIGRDIRREELSAITHTLQEWCQGCEVVLSSIEEQVSRANQHKEQQLGLKQQIESEVANLKKTIKVTTAAAAAATSQDPEQHLSELREPAPGTNQRQASKKASKGKGLRGSAKIWSKSN; the protein is encoded by the exons ATGGCAACCGAGGTGAAAGTGACTGGGCAGAACCAGGAGCAGTTCCTGCTGCTGGCAAAATCTGCCCGTGGAGCCGCCCTGGCCAGCCTCATCCATCAAGTACTGGAAGCCCCCGGCATTTATGTTTTCGGGGAGCTTCTTGACATGCCCAATGTTCGAGAG CTAGCTGACAGTGAGTTCTCCCCCGTGTTCCGCCTGCTTACAGTCTTTGCATATGGGACGTATTCAGATTACCTGG CAGGTGAAGCCGGGAATCTGCCCCCCTTAACAGAGGCTCAGAAGAACAAACTACGCCATTTGTCTGTCGTCACGCTGGCTTCCAAGCTCAAG TGCATCCCGTACTCGGTGCTGCTGGAGCAGCTGCAGTTGAAGAACGTGCGCCAGCTGGAGGATTTGGTGATTGAGGCCGTGTATGCGGACGTACTGCGGGGGAGCCTAGACCAGCGCAACCAGCGGCTAGAGGTGGATTACAGCATTGGGCGGGACATCCGCAGGGAAGAGCTCAGCGCCATCACCCACACCCTGCAGGAATG GTGCCAAGGCTGCGAAGTTGTCCTTTCAAGCATTGAAGAGCAAGTTAGCCGAGCCAATCAACACAAAGAGCAGCAGCTGGGTCTGAAGCAGCAGATTGAGAGTGAG GTGGCAAATCTGAAGAAGACAATTAAGGTGACGacggcagcagctgcagcagcaacatcCCAGGATCCTGAGCAGCACCTGTCAGAACTCCGAGAACCGGCTCCGGGTACCAACCAGCGCCAGGCCAGCAAAAAGGCTTCCAAGGGCAAAGG GCTCCGAGGCAGCGCAAAGATCTGGTCAAAATCAAACTAG
- the COPS7A gene encoding COP9 signalosome complex subunit 7a isoform X1 — MATEVKVTGQNQEQFLLLAKSARGAALASLIHQVLEAPGIYVFGELLDMPNVRELADSEFSPVFRLLTVFAYGTYSDYLAGEAGNLPPLTEAQKNKLRHLSVVTLASKLKCIPYSVLLEQLQLKNVRQLEDLVIEAVYADVLRGSLDQRNQRLEVDYSIGRDIRREELSAITHTLQEWCQGCEVVLSSIEEQVSRANQHKEQQLGLKQQIESEQVANLKKTIKVTTAAAAAATSQDPEQHLSELREPAPGTNQRQASKKASKGKGLRGSAKIWSKSN; from the exons ATGGCAACCGAGGTGAAAGTGACTGGGCAGAACCAGGAGCAGTTCCTGCTGCTGGCAAAATCTGCCCGTGGAGCCGCCCTGGCCAGCCTCATCCATCAAGTACTGGAAGCCCCCGGCATTTATGTTTTCGGGGAGCTTCTTGACATGCCCAATGTTCGAGAG CTAGCTGACAGTGAGTTCTCCCCCGTGTTCCGCCTGCTTACAGTCTTTGCATATGGGACGTATTCAGATTACCTGG CAGGTGAAGCCGGGAATCTGCCCCCCTTAACAGAGGCTCAGAAGAACAAACTACGCCATTTGTCTGTCGTCACGCTGGCTTCCAAGCTCAAG TGCATCCCGTACTCGGTGCTGCTGGAGCAGCTGCAGTTGAAGAACGTGCGCCAGCTGGAGGATTTGGTGATTGAGGCCGTGTATGCGGACGTACTGCGGGGGAGCCTAGACCAGCGCAACCAGCGGCTAGAGGTGGATTACAGCATTGGGCGGGACATCCGCAGGGAAGAGCTCAGCGCCATCACCCACACCCTGCAGGAATG GTGCCAAGGCTGCGAAGTTGTCCTTTCAAGCATTGAAGAGCAAGTTAGCCGAGCCAATCAACACAAAGAGCAGCAGCTGGGTCTGAAGCAGCAGATTGAGAGTGAG CAGGTGGCAAATCTGAAGAAGACAATTAAGGTGACGacggcagcagctgcagcagcaacatcCCAGGATCCTGAGCAGCACCTGTCAGAACTCCGAGAACCGGCTCCGGGTACCAACCAGCGCCAGGCCAGCAAAAAGGCTTCCAAGGGCAAAGG GCTCCGAGGCAGCGCAAAGATCTGGTCAAAATCAAACTAG